The following coding sequences are from one Thamnophis elegans isolate rThaEle1 chromosome 5, rThaEle1.pri, whole genome shotgun sequence window:
- the C5H1orf210 gene encoding LOW QUALITY PROTEIN: type III endosome membrane protein TEMP (The sequence of the model RefSeq protein was modified relative to this genomic sequence to represent the inferred CDS: inserted 1 base in 1 codon), translating into MKSIGYLWISSILLPWSAVSGHPCNIDKMGRAACSGKSLLHPPNFLPRHITMLDLSFNSLMMPKYGPFLRSFPSLHSLNLSSNSIPTLSPSLFCNLGALRLLDLSNCDISHVHRMSFRGLKSLHSLHLNNNKLQSLDLSIFPASGILAHLDLQNNELPCRHELVQLNVQRIHHIKLQGNPSVCSDSLSPFQQAVPGKEELQIQEIRTSDYEIVSHRRKLQFLHIGATKKPSSLENATAAITTPSTQTAGKNWIYFAGFVLLAIILSLLIALIVKCKLLHKKHASYHHQRLPDSRSIGSSHIEEGDXGMAYGRNQPISGASECYPEDDDGFIEDNYIVSNQELKEEEEDLELEPHFKVGRSF; encoded by the exons atgaaaagtaTTGGGTATCTATGGATCTCCAGCATCCTCTTGCCATGGTCTGCGGTATCTGGACATCCTTGTAACATTGATAAAATG GGACGGGCTGCCTGCAGTGGAAAGAGCCTTCTCCATCCTCCCAATTTTCTTCCCAGACATATTACCATGCTAGATCTATCTTTCAATTCTCTGATGATGCCCAAGTATGGACCTTTTCTGAGAAGCTTTCCTTCCTTACATTCCCTAAATCTTTCCAGCAACAGCATTCctactctttccccctctctgttCTGTAATCTTGGTGCTCTTCGCCTTTTGGATCTAAGCAACTGTGACATTTCTCATGTGCACCGAATGAGCTTCCGAGGTTTGAAAAGCCTCCACTCTCTACATCTGAACAACAACAAACTTCAATCTCTGGACCTCTCCATTTTTCCTGCCTCTGGAATCCTTGCCCATCTGGATCTGCAAAACAATGAACTGCCCTGCAGGCATGAGCTTGTACAATTAAATGTGCAAAGAATCCACCATATCAAACTTCAGGGGAACCCTTCAGTGTGCAGTGATTCCCTAAGTCCTTTCCAGCAAGCAGTGCCAGGAAAAGAAG AACTCCAGATTCAAGAAATCAGAACTTCAGATTATGAGATTGTGAGCCACAGAAGAAAACTTCAGTTCCTTCATATTGGGGCTACGAAAAAGCCATCATCATTAGAAAATGCTA CAGCAGCTATTACCACACCTTCTACTCAAACAGCTGGGAAAAACTGGATCTACTTTGCTGGTTTTGTGCTTTTGGCTATCATCCTCTCTCTCCTGATTGCATTGATTGTCAAATGCAAATTGCTCCACAAAAAGCATGCCAGCTATCATCATCAACGGTTGCCCGATTCTCGCTCCATTGGAAGCAGCCATATTGAGGAAGGAG ATGGCATGGCATATGGGAGGAACCAACCAATAAGTGGAGCTTCTGAGTGCTATCCAGAGGATGATGATGGTTTCATAGAAGATAACTATATTGTGTCCAATCAAGAgttgaaggaggaagaggaagatctgGAGTTGGAACCTCATTTCAAAGTTGGAAGATCCTTTTAG